TGGGGAAACGCAGAAAAGCCAGGCGGACCACCTTACCTATCAGCCGCAGTTAATGACACTTTGCGAATACGAAAAGCAAGTTTTCTGGGGGCCGCGCGGGCGGCCGACATGGGGACCCCTCGGCTTCCCCTCAGCCCCAAACCGGCTTTGCCGGGCGGGCTGAGGGGGTGCCGAGAGGGGAATGGAGGGAACCCCCAGGACGGTTGACAGATGGCGGACAAATAACCCAAGATGTCAGACGGTGCCCGTCGGCTCCTGGGGATTGGGGAGGATATGGCTACTAACATGCTGAATTTACGTAACTTTATATCTTATCCGACGTTGAGTCTCACACTCGGCAAGGGGGCCTGTCATGACCCCCGGCCAACGTCGCACCGCTCAAGCTTCCTCCCGCCTCGATAAACTCCGCTTCTACGTTGACTGCCTGAGCAACGTCGAACGCTCCAGGCTCGCCGCCCGTTACCTTCGCAAAGTTCCCGCCCGTGATCGCCGCTATCTGCTGCGCAAGCTCTCCATCGCTGAGCTGGCCCTCTGTGAAGTCTTCTCCAGGGAGACTTACGGGTGGTGAGTTTTGCCTTTTCTGAAAAAATTTATTGTACATACAATTTGTCGCTATTTTTTACACAATACTTTGCGACAATTCGATGCCTAATCAGGCGGATTATGATAAATCACTGGAATGAATTATCTTTTACCTTTTTGTGCGTTTTGCTTCGATGTCGAAAAACTTTCACTTGCTTGTTAATAATTTGCTTCAAGTTCGTAACTATTTGATATAATAAGAAAAAAATCTGTGGCATAGCGTTTGCCTAAAGATAGAGTAAGCATCAAAAACTCAACGACCACGGATTCAAATACCATTGGTGGCGCATTCCAAAGAGAGGCCGGTACATTTATGAAAAATCTCCTGCTAAGCTCCCTGTTGTTGCTGATTTTTTCCACGCCTGGATTATGTATAATGGTGGGCACTACTGATGTGGGTGGTCTCGACCCATTTTTAGCATCCAATTCAGGCACAGGTAATTTGGGCCAACAAACGAGCTGGGTAAACGAGGTGCTGGCTCAATTCGGTCAAACGGCGACATATCAGGTTAGGGATGAAAACGTTCCCTACTTCAGCACAGATGTAGCAGGCGTTTATGCCTTTGAGATAAATGCTCCCTACTCAGAATATTTTTTGATCAAGAATGCTACTTATTGGGGTCTGTTTGGAAATATAGACAGTATGGCTTGGGGCGTTTTTGATACATCCTTGCTGCCTTCTGAGATGAATATACCCGATTACGAGGATGGATTTGTGATCAGCCATGTAACTCGTTTTAATGAGGTCGCTCCGGTTCCTGAACCCGGAACTCTCCTTCTGCTAGGTTCCGGTCTGGGGGGCCTTGTCCTTCATTCACGCAGGCGCAGAAAAAAATAATAATGCGGAGCTCTAGGGTCCGATAAATTTCGATAATGTTGACAATGCGAGTCCTGAATCCTATGGGTAGGACTCGTATTTTTTTACTTACGATCGTATTTGAGGATTGTTTCTGAAACCTCAGGCCCGATAGCAGTCGTTACAAGATCGGCACAATCCTCGCCCCGATATCGCTGGCCCTGCCGGAAAAGACCGAGGAAAGAACCAGAATATGGGCGCCTGTCGCTGCATATTCCGCTGCGTTTTTTTCCGTAATGCCGCCTGCGGCGGCGATCTTGGTGGCGGGGTTCAGGCTTCGGACTTTTTCCAACAATGCTTTCAGCTCCGGACACGACATTTTATCGACCTGGATGATGTCCACTCCGGCTTCTGCAGCCTGCAGGGCCTCCTTTTCGTTTTCGACCTCAAGAGTGATTTTTTTGCCGGGGATTCTTTCCCTGAATTGATCCAGGTGGGCCCAGAACGCTTGCTGATCGTCGAAAAAGGCCCCGTGGTGTTTGAAGACCAGGACCGATTCGGACAGGCCTAGTCGGTGGGGATGACCGCCGCCGCACTGAACGGCCTTGATGGTCAGCTTTTTGCCGCCCGGAAAGGATTTGCGGGACGTTTCGACGGAGATGGCAGGGTTGACCTCTTTGGCGAGGTCGACAATTTTCCTGGTTCGGGAGGCGATCCCCGAGATATGTTCCAGAAGGCTCAGGCAAACCCTCCAGCCGGCGTGCAGGGCTGCGGCCTCTCCTTGAACCTCGAGGAAATCCGCTCCGGGGGAAAGATAATCCCCGCTCGGCAGCAGTTTTTTTACCTCGGCACCGAGTTTCCGGAAAATTCGTCCCGCCTCCTCGGTACCGCAGATCACCGTCGGTTCCCGGGTGGAAAAAACGATTTTTCCCTGCCTGTTCCCGATACCGAGCACATTCGTTGTCAGATCCCCATAGGGGACATCCTCCTCGATCAGACGATCGAGCAGTTCATCAGCAATAAATACCGGCATTTTCAAGCCTCCTTTTTTAATTCCCTTTGGGGGATTATACCCGCCAGGGCTTTATCAGCATCAAATTCCTTCGTGATCAGAATTTCCACATCGGCATTTCCGAGAGCGAACCCCGCTCCTTTTCCCGCCAGATCCTTGCGCAGAATCAGAACGTCAAGGCCCTCTTGCAACAGCCAGTTGGCGACCTTGATGCCTTTGGCTTTTTCTTCCTGAACATGATCGTTGGTGAGAATGGAATCGGATGTGATGACCCCGTCGCTCGTTCTCTGATTGAGAACACGAAAAAAGGGAGCTTCGCCAAAGTGGTCGGAAATGGTTTGGCGGTCCTCGCATAGGGGAATGCTCAACATGAGATGGTCTTTCTTCTGCGGTTCGTAATGGATCTGAACATGATCCACATTTTCGAGTTCGCACTTGATCCGCTGTTTGATCTCCTCGGCGACCGAATGGCCTTTTTTCAGTTCCCTGACCCGAAGGACCAGGTCCAATTCGACGAATTTATACCGTCCGGCGTTTCTGGCCCGAATCTCGTTGGTTTTCACGACGCGCGGATCGGCTTTCACGATGTCCCGGATGCGGTTCATGCTTTCGTAATCGAGGGATGCATCCAGCAAGACCCTCACCGCATCGAGAAAGATATGGATGGCGGCCTTGGCGATGAACACCACGACGATCAGGGCGGCGTAACGATCGAGGACGAGTCCGAAGGCGCTACCCAGCAAGGAGATCAGGATGACCACCGAAGAAAGCATGTCGGCCCAGACATGGCGCGCATCGGCAATTAGGCTGGGGGAGCCGGTTTCCAGTCCCTTCTTCAGTTCGTAGCGGGAAAACAGCCAGGTAATCAGGATGGAAAGACCGATCCCGCCGGCCGCCAGGGGAATGTTCGACAGAAGTATACCGGATTCACGGGTAAAAACCTCCTCGACGATTTCATAACCGGCCACGAAAATCAGCAAAGCCGTCCCCAACGCGACCAGATT
This portion of the Syntrophotaleaceae bacterium genome encodes:
- a CDS encoding PEP-CTERM sorting domain-containing protein, which produces MKNLLLSSLLLLIFSTPGLCIMVGTTDVGGLDPFLASNSGTGNLGQQTSWVNEVLAQFGQTATYQVRDENVPYFSTDVAGVYAFEINAPYSEYFLIKNATYWGLFGNIDSMAWGVFDTSLLPSEMNIPDYEDGFVISHVTRFNEVAPVPEPGTLLLLGSGLGGLVLHSRRRRKK
- the modD gene encoding ModD protein, whose product is MPVFIADELLDRLIEEDVPYGDLTTNVLGIGNRQGKIVFSTREPTVICGTEEAGRIFRKLGAEVKKLLPSGDYLSPGADFLEVQGEAAALHAGWRVCLSLLEHISGIASRTRKIVDLAKEVNPAISVETSRKSFPGGKKLTIKAVQCGGGHPHRLGLSESVLVFKHHGAFFDDQQAFWAHLDQFRERIPGKKITLEVENEKEALQAAEAGVDIIQVDKMSCPELKALLEKVRSLNPATKIAAAGGITEKNAAEYAATGAHILVLSSVFSGRASDIGARIVPIL
- a CDS encoding cation diffusion facilitator family transporter, with the translated sequence MMETSERTAFFSILTNASLVAIKSALAIFSGSLAIKADAIHSLTDVISAVIVLVGIKISKRRSRNFPYGLYKIENLVALGTALLIFVAGYEIVEEVFTRESGILLSNIPLAAGGIGLSILITWLFSRYELKKGLETGSPSLIADARHVWADMLSSVVILISLLGSAFGLVLDRYAALIVVVFIAKAAIHIFLDAVRVLLDASLDYESMNRIRDIVKADPRVVKTNEIRARNAGRYKFVELDLVLRVRELKKGHSVAEEIKQRIKCELENVDHVQIHYEPQKKDHLMLSIPLCEDRQTISDHFGEAPFFRVLNQRTSDGVITSDSILTNDHVQEEKAKGIKVANWLLQEGLDVLILRKDLAGKGAGFALGNADVEILITKEFDADKALAGIIPQRELKKEA